One window of the Acaryochloris sp. CCMEE 5410 genome contains the following:
- a CDS encoding efflux RND transporter periplasmic adaptor subunit: MKTDERTPKDIGDLANTDTPSQLELDIQVPGDKQPPHSRPSVFSKKSPWPIAILVMLVIAGLFGWRLYNNSQSPTVSEPETASTAKLPVRAVRAQLAPIRRWVTSPDGDVRAERYKQLIFESSGEVTQLAKINGRFLREGDRVGKGQLLATLDDRKYQSDIRAAAADREVAKRTEEQAVASLRQTEANLRQAKADLELAKTEAKRRQTLYKQGVIPATERDTYNNRVIQAQVGVKVAQENVKTAQDQIAVSKAGVVSNQARLLNTVIAREDTQLVSPINGIVAYMNIREGEYWSPSRVQSATSYQSAIESVPIVVVDPNSFEVAFELPASEGSLLRPNQPAYIALDDDISQAFVQGLNQSNLVSVAKARGKVFSVTPAVTPGGRAVQVRVRITEGRENLRLGARVQTWIAAQSRSQAITLPFGSVITRDRKSYVFVVDEETGRVEQRPVVLDIEGLDRISIAQGLQPGELVVTEGSNRLVNDSPVDVVDIEDPA, translated from the coding sequence ATGAAGACGGATGAACGTACGCCCAAGGATATAGGAGATCTGGCTAATACTGACACTCCTTCTCAATTGGAACTAGATATTCAAGTTCCTGGAGATAAGCAGCCCCCCCACTCCAGACCTTCAGTATTTAGTAAAAAGTCTCCCTGGCCCATTGCCATTCTCGTCATGTTGGTGATTGCAGGGCTGTTCGGATGGCGGCTCTACAACAACAGTCAGTCTCCGACCGTATCGGAACCTGAAACTGCGTCTACAGCCAAATTACCCGTGCGGGCAGTGCGGGCTCAACTTGCACCGATTCGCCGTTGGGTCACCAGTCCGGATGGCGATGTGAGAGCAGAACGATACAAACAACTGATTTTTGAATCCAGTGGGGAAGTCACCCAGCTCGCCAAAATCAATGGCCGCTTCCTGCGAGAAGGCGATCGCGTGGGTAAAGGTCAATTGCTGGCAACCCTTGATGATCGCAAATATCAATCCGATATTCGAGCCGCTGCCGCCGATCGCGAAGTTGCCAAGCGTACAGAAGAGCAGGCGGTGGCCAGCTTACGTCAGACAGAAGCCAATCTCAGGCAAGCCAAAGCTGACCTAGAACTCGCAAAAACAGAAGCCAAACGACGACAAACCCTATACAAACAAGGGGTGATTCCCGCAACGGAACGGGATACCTACAATAACCGCGTTATTCAGGCCCAAGTTGGGGTCAAGGTAGCCCAAGAGAATGTCAAAACGGCTCAAGATCAAATTGCCGTATCCAAGGCAGGAGTGGTCTCCAACCAAGCGCGATTATTAAACACGGTGATTGCCAGGGAAGATACGCAGCTCGTGTCTCCCATCAATGGCATTGTCGCCTATATGAATATTCGGGAAGGAGAATATTGGAGTCCTTCCAGAGTGCAATCCGCCACCAGTTATCAATCGGCCATCGAATCCGTGCCCATTGTGGTGGTTGACCCCAATAGTTTCGAGGTTGCCTTTGAACTTCCTGCCTCAGAAGGGAGTTTGCTGCGCCCCAATCAACCCGCCTATATTGCCTTAGATGACGATATTAGCCAAGCCTTCGTCCAAGGGCTCAATCAAAGCAATCTCGTCAGCGTGGCTAAAGCCCGAGGCAAGGTGTTTTCCGTCACTCCAGCGGTCACCCCTGGGGGTAGAGCCGTCCAAGTGCGGGTTCGGATCACAGAAGGGCGAGAGAACTTACGCCTGGGTGCCCGTGTACAAACCTGGATTGCCGCTCAATCCAGAAGCCAAGCCATTACGTTGCCCTTTGGGTCCGTTATCACCCGCGATCGTAAATCCTATGTATTTGTTGTCGACGAGGAAACAGGCCGAGTGGAGCAGCGTCCTGTGGTTTTAGATATTGAAGGGTTAGATCGGATCTCGATTGCTCAGGGACTACAGCCCGGTGAATTGGTGGTCACCGAAGGCAGTAATCGACTGGTCAATGATTCTCCCGTCGATGTTGTCGATATTGAAGATCCGGCCTAA
- a CDS encoding efflux RND transporter permease subunit, whose protein sequence is MQTEDRPTTLDVRDDPMHGASELENASPLAQFFFTRQVFGILLCFLLVMGGLMGYVSMVKESDPDIKIARANITTAWPGTDAETIENRVTDKLEKEIKSLQGLKDVKSATFNSYSIIDVEFRAEAPVASSIQELRGKVDDAAPELPAESEGREQSDFVQVSQQDAPVLTIGLFGPNLDAATLSQTAEDLKDILESVKNLREVNLSGNRDEVIHVQLIPSRLTSLGISSTQVRNAIQGGNQDASWDRVRDDAIGAQVRMFGRFRSIQDLKSLPVARLTDNRIVRLEEVADVRRDLERETNRAFLSWENQPFQSTITLDIVKVAGSDTIQVITDALQTLDEASQNPKVWPAGMEYRILNNDAITINDELANLLSNVGQASFFVFIILLVALTWREALIAGLAIPLTFIGAIFFLWLGGQTLNSMVLIGMILALGLLVDVFILMLEGMHDGIFVEGLGFGESALRTVKAYAGPAFAGQLTTILALAPLMAISGTMGKFIRLIPISAITCLVISYFLSLLVVIPLSKFLLGNVKGGSNKTLVDRMTEVASARFADWSLAMTVPNKAVARLWSLGAVGLFVFACVLFTSLPSNLFPQNDGTKLSLNVELAPSTTLESSQTVADQMGDLLLAYRDPEGQPVFKSVVKLVGKRSSLVSSGELKPGNADYFVGFSVIFVESNQRQRQSFEYARELRSQLQTQILRNYPGSTLAVQYERAGGGEDPIQVAISGEDMQVLREISVQVQQVLREIPGTMDVRDDLGNLREDYKLIPKREALDFYGLSQSELASQGRYLMIDNDIGDFPVGSGEEDLEIHMSTLWPSRQGEVGGPSRQDEFQTIRFVTADGKTIPAEAVLEPAPGAVPLSITHRKSQRTVTVLAKNIPGIGVYDADILAKLTPKLQEMQKTWPQGYQYSFGGDAETSGETFGSAGQMLVVAIFLVFAVLVLQFGSYSQPLIIILTIPFALTGTFIGFYFLNLPFSFPAAIGVISLTGIVVNDAIVMVETMNERRKQGLEVRQAAALGASDRLRPILTTSITTVIGLLPLAFSEAEWFPLCMAIIFGLIAATLIALLVVPGLYLQLTPNKVRVEH, encoded by the coding sequence ATGCAAACAGAGGATCGGCCAACCACCCTGGACGTTCGGGATGACCCCATGCATGGAGCCTCCGAGTTAGAGAACGCTTCTCCACTGGCTCAGTTTTTCTTTACCCGTCAGGTATTTGGGATTCTGCTGTGTTTTTTGCTGGTAATGGGTGGCTTGATGGGGTATGTCTCCATGGTCAAAGAATCCGACCCCGACATCAAAATTGCCCGAGCCAATATCACCACTGCTTGGCCCGGCACCGATGCCGAGACCATTGAAAACCGAGTCACGGACAAACTAGAAAAGGAAATTAAGTCCCTACAAGGCTTGAAGGATGTTAAAAGTGCCACCTTCAATTCCTATTCCATTATCGATGTTGAGTTTCGAGCGGAAGCCCCGGTGGCCTCATCGATTCAAGAGCTGCGGGGCAAAGTCGATGATGCAGCGCCAGAACTTCCCGCTGAGTCCGAAGGGCGCGAACAGTCTGATTTTGTCCAAGTGTCTCAACAAGATGCGCCGGTTTTAACGATTGGTCTATTTGGCCCTAACCTAGATGCTGCCACCTTAAGTCAAACCGCAGAAGATCTCAAAGACATCTTAGAGTCGGTCAAAAACCTGCGAGAAGTCAATCTATCGGGTAATCGGGATGAGGTTATTCATGTCCAGCTGATTCCCAGCCGTCTGACCAGCTTAGGTATTTCCTCTACACAGGTGCGAAACGCCATTCAAGGGGGCAATCAAGATGCGTCTTGGGATCGGGTTCGAGATGATGCCATTGGGGCTCAGGTTCGAATGTTCGGACGATTTCGCAGCATTCAGGATCTAAAATCTCTGCCCGTGGCTCGACTAACGGACAACCGAATTGTCCGCTTAGAAGAAGTGGCGGATGTGCGGCGAGATTTAGAACGGGAGACCAATCGAGCCTTTCTCAGTTGGGAAAATCAGCCGTTCCAATCCACCATTACCTTAGACATCGTTAAGGTTGCCGGTAGTGACACCATTCAAGTGATTACTGATGCCCTACAAACCCTAGACGAAGCCAGCCAAAACCCCAAGGTTTGGCCAGCCGGGATGGAATATCGGATTCTCAACAACGATGCGATCACCATTAATGATGAACTCGCCAATTTGCTCAGTAATGTCGGTCAAGCCTCCTTTTTTGTTTTTATTATTCTTCTGGTGGCCCTAACCTGGCGAGAAGCGTTGATTGCCGGATTAGCCATTCCCCTCACCTTTATTGGTGCCATCTTCTTCCTCTGGTTAGGGGGACAAACCCTCAACTCCATGGTGTTAATTGGCATGATCCTGGCCCTCGGGTTGCTGGTGGATGTGTTTATTCTCATGTTGGAAGGCATGCACGACGGCATTTTTGTCGAGGGGTTGGGATTTGGGGAATCGGCGTTGCGGACCGTTAAAGCCTATGCTGGACCCGCCTTTGCAGGCCAGCTCACCACCATCTTGGCCCTCGCCCCCTTGATGGCGATTTCCGGCACCATGGGCAAATTTATTCGCCTGATTCCCATTAGCGCCATTACCTGTTTGGTGATCAGCTATTTCCTGTCCCTACTGGTGGTGATTCCCCTATCCAAGTTTTTGCTAGGGAATGTCAAAGGTGGATCGAACAAAACCTTGGTGGATCGGATGACTGAAGTGGCCTCAGCCCGCTTCGCAGACTGGAGTCTGGCCATGACCGTTCCTAATAAAGCCGTGGCTCGGCTCTGGTCCTTGGGGGCGGTCGGGCTCTTTGTGTTTGCCTGTGTCTTGTTTACCTCCTTGCCATCCAATCTATTCCCCCAAAATGACGGCACTAAGCTCAGTCTGAATGTAGAACTAGCCCCCAGTACAACTCTCGAAAGCTCCCAAACCGTCGCCGATCAAATGGGAGACTTGCTGCTGGCCTATCGCGATCCAGAGGGTCAGCCCGTCTTCAAAAGTGTGGTCAAGCTAGTGGGCAAACGCAGCAGTTTAGTCTCTTCCGGGGAATTGAAGCCCGGCAATGCCGACTATTTTGTGGGCTTCTCCGTCATCTTTGTCGAGTCCAACCAACGGCAACGTCAGTCTTTTGAATATGCGCGGGAGTTGCGATCTCAACTCCAAACCCAAATCCTCCGCAACTATCCTGGCTCCACCCTAGCCGTCCAATATGAGCGAGCCGGCGGGGGCGAAGACCCGATTCAAGTGGCCATTAGTGGCGAAGACATGCAGGTACTGAGAGAAATTTCAGTGCAAGTGCAGCAGGTCTTGCGGGAGATTCCAGGAACGATGGATGTGCGAGATGACCTGGGCAACTTGCGAGAAGACTACAAACTGATTCCGAAGCGAGAAGCCCTGGACTTCTATGGTCTGAGCCAAAGCGAGCTGGCCTCTCAAGGCCGCTATTTAATGATTGATAACGATATTGGTGACTTTCCGGTTGGCAGTGGGGAAGAAGATCTAGAGATCCATATGAGTACGCTTTGGCCCTCCCGCCAGGGAGAAGTCGGTGGCCCTTCCCGCCAAGACGAATTTCAGACCATTCGGTTTGTCACCGCTGACGGCAAAACCATTCCGGCTGAAGCAGTGTTAGAACCCGCCCCTGGAGCCGTGCCTTTATCCATTACCCATCGCAAGAGCCAACGCACAGTCACGGTTTTAGCCAAAAACATTCCGGGCATTGGGGTCTACGATGCCGATATTTTGGCCAAGCTAACGCCGAAACTCCAGGAAATGCAAAAAACCTGGCCCCAAGGCTATCAATATAGTTTCGGCGGCGATGCCGAGACTAGCGGTGAAACCTTTGGATCCGCAGGTCAGATGTTGGTGGTCGCCATCTTCTTGGTCTTTGCTGTGTTAGTGCTGCAATTTGGCTCTTATTCTCAGCCCTTGATTATTATTCTCACGATTCCGTTTGCCTTAACCGGAACCTTTATTGGCTTTTATTTCCTTAATTTACCCTTCTCGTTTCCAGCCGCCATTGGCGTCATTTCCTTAACGGGGATTGTGGTCAATGATGCCATTGTGATGGTAGAGACCATGAATGAACGACGTAAACAGGGGTTAGAGGTCCGCCAAGCTGCAGCCTTAGGAGCGAGCGATCGCCTTCGTCCCATTTTGACTACCTCTATTACCACAGTAATTGGGCTACTCCCTTTGGCCTTTAGTGAAGCAGAATGGTTCCCCCTCTGTATGGCCATCATCTTTGGTCTGATCGCCGCCACGTTGATTGCCCTATTAGTGGTGCCAGGACTCTACTTACAGCTCACCCCCAATAAGGTGCGAGTAGAACATTAA
- a CDS encoding NAD(P)/FAD-dependent oxidoreductase, which translates to MVASTSLSEQHAVVIGGSMAGLLAARVLLNHFGRVTVLERDRIPDQPRPRSGVPQSHHVHILLTQGQRILEQLFPGLEAELEAAGAPQVNWTYDLRWFSIWGWSYQTSSDLNTHPCSRILLEWLIHRRLEQYDHLKFLTSTQAIGLVMNAQNTIVTGVQIQTEQGLDTLKADLVVDASGRNSALPKWLTQLGYAAPTQTMINSFLGYSSRWYQIPEGWEAPWKVMLIHTKPPDHRRSAVLYPVEENRWVVTLAGVGHDYPPIDETDFLHFAQSLRSHEIYNAIQQAQPLSPIYSYRRTDNCWQHYEDLQRFPGHLVAIGDAVCAFNPVYAQGMTVAALGAQTLDQCLSLMVQKQKTSLQGFPSKFHKQLAKMLAVPWLLATSEDLRWCTTVGSTTNWQTRLMHQYLDLVVRASLSRSYVSQTFWEVMHMVKPPKVLFDPRIFLPALGLG; encoded by the coding sequence ATGGTTGCTTCCACATCCCTCTCAGAACAACATGCTGTGGTGATTGGTGGCAGTATGGCCGGGCTGTTGGCTGCTCGGGTGTTGCTGAACCACTTTGGCCGAGTCACGGTATTGGAACGCGATCGTATCCCTGATCAGCCCAGACCTCGATCAGGCGTACCCCAATCCCATCATGTTCATATTCTGCTTACTCAAGGTCAACGCATTTTAGAACAACTGTTTCCAGGCTTGGAAGCAGAACTAGAAGCCGCAGGAGCTCCTCAGGTCAACTGGACTTATGATTTACGGTGGTTTAGCATCTGGGGTTGGTCTTATCAGACGTCTTCTGATCTGAATACTCATCCTTGTAGCCGTATATTACTTGAGTGGCTGATTCATCGACGACTAGAGCAATATGACCATCTAAAATTTCTAACCTCGACTCAAGCGATTGGTCTGGTGATGAATGCCCAAAACACCATAGTTACGGGTGTTCAAATTCAAACTGAGCAGGGACTCGACACCCTGAAGGCAGACCTAGTGGTCGATGCGAGTGGACGGAATTCTGCCTTACCGAAATGGTTAACTCAGTTAGGATATGCTGCACCGACTCAAACGATGATCAACTCCTTTTTAGGGTATAGCAGTCGTTGGTATCAGATCCCTGAGGGTTGGGAAGCCCCTTGGAAGGTGATGCTCATTCACACGAAACCCCCCGATCATCGTCGAAGTGCTGTGCTGTATCCCGTTGAAGAAAATCGGTGGGTTGTGACCCTTGCGGGCGTGGGCCATGACTATCCCCCCATCGATGAAACAGACTTCCTCCACTTTGCCCAAAGTCTTCGGAGTCATGAAATCTATAATGCCATCCAACAAGCTCAACCCTTAAGCCCCATTTATAGCTACCGACGGACTGACAACTGCTGGCAACATTATGAAGACTTGCAGCGTTTCCCAGGCCATCTAGTCGCGATAGGAGATGCGGTGTGTGCTTTTAATCCAGTTTATGCTCAGGGGATGACGGTAGCAGCATTGGGTGCTCAAACGTTGGACCAATGTTTGAGTCTAATGGTTCAAAAGCAAAAAACCTCGTTGCAAGGTTTTCCCTCAAAATTTCATAAACAGTTGGCCAAAATGTTAGCAGTACCATGGCTGCTGGCCACGAGTGAGGACTTGCGATGGTGTACTACGGTAGGATCCACAACCAATTGGCAAACTCGCCTGATGCATCAATACCTTGATTTAGTCGTTCGGGCTTCTTTAAGTCGTTCTTACGTCAGTCAAACGTTTTGGGAAGTGATGCACATGGTGAAGCCTCCAAAAGTGCTATTTGATCCCCGAATTTTCTTACCTGCTTTAGGACTGGGCTAG